In Streptomyces sp. SLBN-118, the following are encoded in one genomic region:
- a CDS encoding TAXI family TRAP transporter solute-binding subunit — protein MFPAPSRISRRRALQVSAAALVVFGLLAWWLLPIGQTSPKGKLTFSTGSQNGVYQRYGVLLKDALARDLPDVSIDLRTSEGSQQNLARVATGEADFTIATADAVAKYKRDRKPGADRLRGCARLYDDYVQLVVPRGSQVQSVRDLRGKRVAIGQAGSGVRLIAERLLTAAGIDPKKDITPLPAGIDTVLGRLEAHELDAFFWSGGLPTAAVEALSERFQIQLVPLDAALVEKLHSTSSDTTSYYRAAVMPADAYLEAQGGLPVPTVAVANLLVTTDRIDPAMAEGFTRTVIKSRDRIGNTVHPAQLVDLRTAVYTDPLPLHEGARRYYRSVKP, from the coding sequence ATGTTCCCCGCCCCCTCCCGCATCAGCCGCCGCCGCGCCCTGCAGGTGTCCGCGGCCGCCCTCGTGGTGTTCGGGCTGCTCGCGTGGTGGCTGCTGCCCATCGGGCAGACCTCCCCGAAGGGGAAGCTGACTTTCAGCACGGGCTCTCAGAACGGCGTCTACCAGCGGTACGGCGTGCTCTTGAAGGACGCACTCGCCCGCGATCTGCCGGATGTGTCGATAGACCTGCGCACCAGCGAGGGCTCGCAGCAGAACCTCGCGCGCGTGGCCACCGGCGAGGCCGACTTCACCATCGCCACGGCCGACGCGGTCGCCAAGTACAAACGGGACAGGAAGCCCGGCGCCGACCGGCTGCGCGGCTGTGCCCGGCTGTACGACGACTACGTTCAGCTGGTCGTCCCGCGCGGTTCCCAGGTGCAGTCGGTGCGTGACCTGCGCGGCAAGCGGGTGGCCATCGGGCAGGCGGGCTCCGGTGTGCGGCTGATCGCCGAGCGGCTGCTGACGGCCGCCGGCATCGACCCGAAGAAGGACATCACCCCGCTCCCGGCCGGGATCGACACCGTCCTCGGGCGCCTGGAGGCGCACGAGCTGGACGCCTTCTTCTGGTCGGGGGGACTGCCCACGGCTGCCGTCGAGGCGTTGTCCGAGCGCTTCCAGATCCAATTGGTGCCACTGGACGCCGCGCTCGTCGAGAAGCTGCACTCCACCAGCAGCGACACAACGAGCTACTACCGCGCGGCCGTGATGCCCGCCGACGCCTATCTGGAAGCCCAGGGCGGACTGCCGGTACCGACGGTGGCAGTGGCGAATCTGCTGGTCACGACCGACCGGATCGACCCGGCGATGGCGGAGGGCTTCACCCGCACGGTGATCAAGAGCCGGGACCGGATCGGAAACACCGTGCACCCGGCGCAGCTGGTGGATCTGCGGACCGCCGTCTACACCGATCCGCTGCCCCTGCACGAAGGAGCCCGGCGCTACTACCGCTCGGTCAAGCCGTAG